DNA from Onychomys torridus chromosome 1, mOncTor1.1, whole genome shotgun sequence:
cctctcagaGCAGAGAGGTTACTGAAGGGTTCCCTACAAACTAGAATCATTCAAAAATGGACCTCACTCTGGATGGTAAACAGGAGCACAATGGACCTCACTCCTCTGTCAGATGTCCTTTGCTGTGGACATACACCAAAATAATGTAGCTACGGTGTTTTTAATAGGGCAGATgggtatttatttcttcttggcATCTAAGAAACATCAAAGGTGAACAATATGGTGCATAGGAGAACAGTGGATCAAAGTCAGGAGACCCGAGAGCCCATGCTGCTGGTCACAGCTGGGTTCCCCTGGGCATGCcactctgcctccactccctgttGATGATCTCTGCCAAGTTCTCAGTTCTCTCACCCAGTGAAGGTCTAAAGTGACAGCCCCTGGGGAGGCATAACTGAAGATGATCGGAGGTCTAGCCTGGGCTCTGTtttgctctctcactctgcccCTCTTGTGGTCTCACATTCCTTTAGGCACCAGAAACAGGTCCTCTCCCTGCCCAGCCCTAAGTCAGAAGGGTCATGGTTAAAGGGTTGTGAGTGTTCCCGGGTCTCTTTAGGCCCCGTGTGAACGACTGCAGAAAGTAAGCTAATCAAGGCACAGACTGCCAGTCCTGGAGCTGCCCAGGCCAGAAGAGCTCACGTGAAACCTGGCTCTGCAGGCGGCACACTGCAGCGGTAATCGCTGGAGGAAAGAGCTCACACCCTCCTGCACAGGGTTTGACGTCATGACGACAGTCCCAGACGATAACTGAAGGCATGTCACACCAGTGTGGGTGGATACTGACCCGTTTCAGTGGGTCATCTGCTCTGTACAGAGCCAGAGGCTGTAGACAGGGTCAGCCTCCCACTGACCATTCAGGCTATTCCTGGGTCATGatgttcttaaaaagaaatcaaaagaagaaaCGTGAGCTCTTTAGAGAAAGCAGGTGGAAGGGATGGTCAGCGCTTACTTAGTTTTGCGGGTTCGCTGTGGAGCCTAGATCACCCTGTAGGGGAGCCCCTAGGCTCCCTCTTAGGCTCTTGGGTTGCGGTAGTCTGGGGGATGCCTGAGGCTAACAGCACAAAGACTCTGTTTTCCCCACCTACTGGCTATAAGAAGCTTGCCAAACTCCTCAATGGCTAACAGTAGGGATCATGGCCTCGACTATACAGCCAGCCCACTGTAGTAATGACTTCCAGAACTTTCTACATTCCCATTTTCATCACTTTTGGAAGTCACTGCCATGAGGACAAAGAAGGGGCTTTGGCAATTATCCCAATATGACCATGTCACCAGCTCCCACCCCAGCCACCAAGAGAGCTCCTTCAAGATGAGTATGTCATTGTAGATAGAGGCTCACCTGAAGGATCCTAGTGTCCACCGCTCTTGGGCAGCCATGTGCCCAGGCTGCTGACAGACAGGGAAGCCAAGACGGCCTAGGAAGAGCCCCTCACCCCAAGCTGGGTCACAGCCATCCAGTCTTTGCTCTCCTAGTACATCAGTGGAGCTACAACTGGTTTGAGGCCTACTGGGCGTTGTGGGGAAAGGTAAGGCCGGCCAGCAGCACCCCGGGCTGAATTGCCCCACAGGTGACCACGCTGGTTGCACAAGACACCTCCACTTGATGGGTTCCTCTTAACACACCTCAGCATTCCACATCgccagccttccttcctttcctgcccCAACTGAGTCCCTTGCTCAGAGTGACTGCTCAGCCACTGCAAGGAAGGATGTGGACTTGGAAATCACCACAGGGCCTGGCTCACAAACATGCCGGCCCCAGCCCCTTCCTCAGGCTGTTTTCCCATTCAAGCCAAGAGGAAGAATTTCTAGTCTGTGTGAAGTCCTGTCTAGAGGGTTCTTAGAGAGGCAGGGAATACCAAAGTTCCCCTTGCCCAAGGCATTCAGAAGTGTTGAGGGTCTGGACATAAACCCCCTTGTCTCCCATGGACAATCTCTCCTAAGGAAGGATACCTCAGACCTGAACGCCCAATGGTACACTAAGAAGTCTCTGTGAGAGGACAGCTGTGTGGCTCCAGGTCCTTCCTTGGCAGGAACTAAGAACAGAGAGGCAGACCTGGGTAGAACAGAGATGCTCTGTCACTAAGGTCAAGGGCTGCTGCCTGAGCAGCTAGCTCTCTTACCTCATGGCCTGTAGGGATATCTTCTCAATTGTTCAAAGCCATTGTAGGAACCCAGCCGAGCTTCTAAGCCCAGGGTAGCTCCTATACCAGGCTCTCCCAGCATCCTAGAAGCCTCACACTATGGGCCCTCTGCCTAGAAGAGAAGGTGGTCCTAAAGGCGATGACCTCTGGGGGGGCATGGCTGGGTTCCCTGTAGGAGGGTCTCAGAGTGGTCCACGATGCCTCCATTGCCACATCCCCTGCCTCAGAGCCAAGTCTGGCTTGCTGCAGTAAACTGCATTCATTTGTGATCACTTCAGCACAACCAAGATGATTCCACAGGGCCTCAACTCTGCTGTGGGCTTTGATTAAAACACTAAATCCTGTTTATATGTTTAATTGAACAAATGTTTATTAAGCACCTATTGTGTGCCCGGCACTGTGTGAGGCACCCTCCTGCATCTGTTCCCACAGCGTAAGCATATGCTctgaaataagaacaaaacaaaaaccaaccaaccgacaaacaaacaaacaaaaaaccaagaaaaggaaCATTGTCACAACCATACAAATCGGGGGAGGATGGGGCACAGTGGGTACAAGTGGTCCCCTATCTGTAGGTGTACCCCGAAACTTCTGGGTTTTCTTCCCTCTGGATAAGTCTCCACTAAATGGTTCCTTTCAACTAGGTAGGCTTGGCCTACAGCCCGAGGGCCACATGCAGCCAAGGGTAACTATGAATGTGCTCCAACACAAAATAgtaaatttacttaaaacattgtgagggttttttttgtgtgtgtgttttggtttttttgtgtttttttttgttttttttttttttttgataattatttctttttggaTAAGCCAATTTTGCAATCCTTGAGTGTGAACTTTGGGGATGATGATGTTGTATCACAACATCAAAAGGTTAGATACATCTGCTAAAGCATCCAAATGCATACTGAGAAAAGACACTCCCTCCATGTGCCCTTGGACTGGAATCTGCGGAGAGTCACACACCCTGAATGCTACGCAATAGAAGGCGCCCAGTGGCCTGTTGTAAAGGATATTGATACTTGGATTAGAAAATACTTTCCCCCCAGTTCACAGGGTTGCAACAGCccttaaaaaaagatataaacaTCCCTGCCCTGACTGCGTAAAAGGCTAAGGTAGACCAACTTCTGGATTCCTGAGTCAGAAGCTTCCAGTTGTCCACAACCTCACAAGGCCAGAGAAGCGAGAGATTTACTGTTCTGGAGGAGTGGGTGGACGGCACAACTGgtctggagacagacagactgcaCCTGCATTTACAGAAGCAACACGAATGGAGAATGTCCTATGCCTActtcatctcacacacacacttgagcctCAGGACCTAGGCTCCCGCCCGGCCTAGTTGTCTGTGCCTAACTTGGAGAGTCCTCTGCGGAAGTCATGGAGGTCGTCGATCTTTCCATCCAGAACCTCGAGGAAGCTCTTCAACTCCCCCTTCAGGTGGCGCTGTCGGTACTTGCTCTCCTCGATGTCTGTCTTTAGAGACCGCACTTTGTCTTCCAAGTTTTGATTGTCTCGTTCCGCTGCCTGAGACAAAAGGGAGAATGGCTCTGGACGACAGGGATGGATGGAGCTGCCACTCTAAACATCTGTGCCCTGAAGTCAGAAAGGAGGCCACCTTGTGGTACCATTCCTTTCCTGACGGCTCTTCAGAAGGAGGCCTAAAGGGGGTAGCCGACCAACAGCTGGCATGAACACCCCTCGCAGCAACCAGAAATGCAGACTGCACAGTCCCGCTCAAGGGGCTTCCCAAAGATTCCAACAGAGAAGCTCTGAAATCTGGAAGCCAGTCCTGGAGCGGTCGGCAGAGACTGCCTGTCATTTATATCCTACTGATACAACAGAACAAATGGGACACAGAGCTCGCTTCCTTGGCTCCACCAGAGCCCTCCTCGGCCCCTGGCTAACCTCCAGCCCTTTGTGAGGGAGGATCTGAGTGCCATAGAAGAGCTTTTTATTCTGTGGGCTTGAACTAGGATTTCCTTGAACATGTGCCCAGAAACTGGCTACCAAAACAGTTGTAACTGGGGTTGTGCAATTCAAGAAAGTGCCCCTTGTGTATGTCAAGGGGACTGAAGTGAGGAGACACCAGGGGTGAAGAAAACCCTTCATTTTGCAGACAGGAAGGGGATGCCACTGAAGAAGGCCTGTCTAAGGTCGGCACCCAAAGTCACGAGCTGGGGAGCGGCCAAGGTGAACTTGTACCTGACCCGGTACATCCAGGCTACCCATCTGCCCCTTTCTTAATCGGCTGTGGTTCTGCAGGGATTTTCTGTGGGTGACAAATAGTCACCCACTCTCTGTGCTCAAACAAGTGTTAAGTGGGGAAACCCAAAACCCAACACTGTTGAGGCAGCCCCCAGGGGTGCTCATGATACACAATCATAGCATTTGGTAAGCAGAAACCCACCCTTGACCCTCCTAGCTGTAGAACTGAGGTAGAGTGGAGAAATTGGGGACATGCCAATCACCTCAGGACCAACTCACATCCCCTTACCTCTAATTTCTCAGAGACATATTCACACTCGGACATAAGCTGAGGTATGATTTCACTTTGTTTTCGGAGATCTTTCAACTCCTGGGGGagacagaaaaatttaaacacacacacacacacacacacacacaccccagatttAAAACAATGGAGGAGTATCATTCTGAAGCATCAGTTGACTCTAAGGGTGTGGTGTATTAGATGCATCATATCATGAAATCTGACAAACTGTAAATGCTGTTTTGTAGTGGGGAAAACTGAGGCCTAGGGAGGATTTGCTACCTTGCCATGTCCCAGTGTTCTGCCTCCCGGAATAGAAATGCCCGTGAGAATGGAAACCCAAGTTGTGGCAGCCTGACTGCAGACGCCTCTTCTGCTGGTGGGTGATCTTTAAGACCGTCCAGGGCTTTTGGGAAgtctccttttttcccttttcccaggtAGCATcttatgcatcccaggctggcctcagtgaAGACggcctttgaactcctgatcctcctgcctctacaccCGAGCTCTGGGTGGGTTTAcatggtcctggggatcaaagcccaaggcttcctgcatgctaggcaagcactcaacctcCTGAGCTACGTCCGCCACCCTCAGTTCACTCTAGAGCGCCATAGATATGATGCTGCAAGGGCCAGTATGAGGTTTGGGTTCTGGAGAAGCCGAGCCATGATGCAAGTTCTGATTCCCTGTGCTGGGGTCCAGGCAGTTGCCAGGGGCGCAGGTCGTCACAGAGGTCACCATGCAAGGCCAGGGTCGCCAAGGGCCCGACTCAGCGCTCTTTACTCACCACCTCCTTTTCTCGTagctctgtctccagctcctCAATCCTGCTCTTCAGCTGggtgttcttctccttccccctctttaTCTCACTGCACTGTTCTTCCAGCTGCTCGATCTTAAAGGACAATTGGGGTGAGGGTGAGGTTTCGTCATCGGACACCAGCTTGCCATGACTCCTTCTATGCTCTCGTTTCAAACGAGCCATGGACGACCCCACTTCTCTGCTTTCCCCCAGCAGGCACCATGCAGCTCCCCTGTGTGTCTGCCCCTGCTTGCCTGAGGTTGGTTACTTCAGCCCGCCGGGGCCAGCAAGGCATGAAACGCAGCCAATGTGCTGGGCTTCTGCGTTTCTTTATGGCCACGTGGGAGCAGGTTCAGGATCACTTTACGTATCTGTCCCAGGCCAGACGTCCCCTGAATTGATCGGTTTTCCCTAAGAATGGCTTTGACATCATTTTAATCATGTTCTGAATGACTCAGTTTCATCTCAAGGGTTTAAGGTGGCTGAGTAGAATTTAACAATGCTGCTGGACAGGCAATCAAAGACATCTCAATCACTGCAGCTCAAGATGACCCCCCCCCGCCCACTGACATCCACAGAAGGGTCCTGGCTGGGGAGCAGTGTGTGGGGGTATTGTCTTCAAGATTGACTAGCAAACTCCAGTAGTGACCCTGGAAAAGAGCTAATCAGGCAGAGTACAGAGCCCTCATATACTGACACTGTCATCAGTGGCTCAGCATTTCTTGGAAACCAAAATGTGTGTGCAGAGCGGATAGCAGGAGTGGAGCCAATATAGAATCCAAAGCAGCCACACTGATGGCTACACCCAGACAAAAGCAGTCTTTGACACAAGGCCTCTTCTTAGCAGTGGCCACACCAAGCCTCAGGACCTAAACCCTCAGCCCCGCTGGCACCGAGGATCCCAACTTCTACCTCCAGCCTGGAAATCAAGGTCTCAAAGAGCTCATCCTAGGGAGGCCCATGCCCTCTCGGGCTCTGGGTGACATTACCCCACACCTCAGCACTGCATTTGGCTACCAGGCTCCCACCAGAGGGAGAAAATCAGCTCTTTGCTTGAGAAGGAGCAACAATCGAACCCTCCAGCAGGCAGATCAGCCAGGGCTCAGAAAGGAACACGCAAAGTCAGCAACTGGCCCGGTGCCCTGACTGTCAGCACGCTCATCACAGGGATGGGAAATAAAAGTGACAGAAGGTAGCTCTGTGGTAATTAGCACTCAAGGAAGGTGATGGAGTCGGGCTCCACCACAGTGGCTATgcccaggccagtcagggcaaAGGATACATGTGGGTCAACGGACAGGTCCCCCCCCAAACTGCGCACTTTCAGAGCATTCTCTGAAGCCCTGTGGGCTCACACATAATACAGTCTACACAGAAAGCTGAGAACCTCTCCAGGGGCATCTCTGCGCATTCCAGACTACCATATCAGTGCTGATGAAGGTGACTGGAAGGTTGGTTACAGGGGAACTGTGAGGAAAATTTAAACCCTCAGTCATCAGAGCAGGACAACAGAAAGCATGCACAGTTGATACCCACCGTTCTCCTATTTAAACGTATATTCCTCCTTTTGCTtccaaatttacatttttagaaaaaatgATTTGGATGGGAGCATGGTTTCTGTGGAAATAGACTCCTCAGCATCCTGGatcaattttctcatttatccTCGGGTTCCCTTTCCTCCACTGGAGAGTCCAAGCCACAGACATGCTAAGGGAATCTCACCTACAGCAAAAGGCCAGCCTGGAGGACTATGGGGGGCCCTTGGGAGGGGGTTTTGCTTCACTTTTCTCTTCCTTAGGAATGCAAGGTCAATCACTGATACCATTGATCCCACTAAGAAAGGCAGAAAGATGTTCAAGGAGGAGGTAAAAATGTTTTTGTCCCGCCTGTGGGGTGGAGGCTAACGAGGACAGAGGAAAAGGGCCTTCAGCGGCTCATCTCCTGCGGCCCACTCCGGCCGGCCGGCCCTCTGTCCCGAGGGCAGCTGAGGCCCACCTTGCTGCGGAGCCGGTCATTCTCATCTCTGCAGATGGAGAACTGTCTCTTCCATTGCTCTACGCTGGCCGCCGACTCCTGCAGGGCTGTGGTCAGCCGGGCATTGCTCTCCCGCAGGGTTTGCAGCTCAATCTCCCACTTCTTCACATTGGCAGCACTGTAGGGGGACGAGTGAGGGCAGAGATCAGGAGTGGTATCCACCACACCGCACCTCCATCTGCCGGGGAATGGGAACGCTGCCCTTCCTCAGTTCACTCCGAGGGAAGCTCCAACCCTTGTCTACCAGTCAGCTCATTCACGTTGGGTTCGTTCCCACCAACTGCTGTCAGGGAGCCTGGAGTCTCTTGCTAGTGGGAACATGTCACTTTACCCAGTAATCTTAAAGAGTTGCCTTAGAAGAGGGGCAagggccaagtggtggtggtggcgcacgcctttaatcccagcactcggaaagcagaggcagggggatctctgtgagttcgaggccagcctggtctacagagagagttccagaacagccagagctacagagagaccctgtctaaaataaaacagaacaataaaaatgGGGCTGAAAAGTATCACGggataagagtgcttgctgtgaaagcaagAGGCCCAGAGTtccaatccccagcatccatgtaaaagctgggcaaaGGTAGCCACATGTGCCTGGGATCCCAGctttgaggggcagagacagaactGGATCACAGAAACCGTATCCAAGGTTGGGCCAGCCCAGCCAAATGGGGAGCTTCCAGTTTCAGCaagaaaccttgactcaaaaaataaggtagaaagtgataGAGAAAAACGCCAGCGTCCCCTCTGGTTTCTGTATGTCCACATAGGTGCATGCcaccccacatgcatgcacataccccacacacacagacacacagtaagtCAGTCTCGCtctctacagacacatacagTAATTcgatgtctgtctctgtctccgagGTAGATGATTCCTGAGGAGCAGCATACTAAGTTGACTTTTGGccttcacatacatgcatacacacaacacgcccacacatatatattcacttCTACACACaggaacctgcacacacacacacaaagagaatttCTGTTCAGCTGAGGAATGCCCATTTTCTAATGactggaagaaaaatatttaaatatagacACCATATCTGAACAGTGTTATCTTTCTATCTACTGCCTCATAAATCTATGATTTGATTGGGAAATGCATGCTTTCAGGTTTAAATGCCGCAGGCTGAATAAAAAACCCAGTAACATGTTTTTATCTGATTAATTTTAGAGGTAATGGCTGAAAATTATGCAGATTTAGGGGAATGGCTTCATGGCTGTCCCTTTAACTTCCTTTTCACTGAACTTggatttgaaaacatttatttctggGGTTGGAATATTTTCATCTGGGCATCCCACTGTGACTTAAACAACCAAAGATAGGTAAGAAAAGAGACTGGTCAGTTTTGTCTTTGAAGCACCTAAAAAGAACCAGCATCCAGACGCAGAAGGTGGGATCTCAAAGTCTCTTGTGCTTTCTGGAATTTCTAGGTCAGCCCACAGGAGGTAAGTTCCGAGCAGCAGGCAGGATGCTAAGCGAGGCCAGTGAATGGCGGCCCTTTTGGGGGCCCCAGCTGGGCCAGCGGCTGGCTCAGACCATCTGCAGGATAAGTGCAAAGAAGGCAGGCCTGGGAGATGGAAAGGCTCGCCTTAGCCACGTGACCTTGGGAGGGAGTCTGTTTACTAACTGTGCCTCGTGTCCTCAAGAGTCCAGTGCGGGAATTGAGATAGGACAGGTCTGAAGGTGAGCCGGCTCTGACTTGGGGAAGTCAAGTAGAGCAGAGAATCTTCTTAGCCACAAGGACAAGACTGAAGGCATCTGGCCAAAGCCCCAGCCAGGTGAGCAGAGTAATTCTGCAGGTATCAAGGCCAGTCCCGAAGACCCAGAAACACAATAGCTTGTggtgtcatttaaaatgtaagtctTTTTGCCATCAGTACAGGTGTCCTGTTAACGTACAGAACCACTTAGAAGAAACCCAAACCTTGAGAACCACCCTGTGTCCTACCTCTTCTCAACTGGAACCACCTGGGTTTGGAGTGAAGGACAGCTGACTCTGAGTTGATGATCACACATTATATTCATTTGATGTCATGCTGTATGCAGTAAGTATGTAGAACTATGTGTTaactataaatattttgaaagacgtgtttttatttgtgtgtgtgccacatgtgtgccggGGTCTCAGAGGCCAAAGAAAGTGctggatcccctgcagctggagttgcaggcaatCATGGGGCACCTGGTGTGGGTTTTGGCAACGGAActcaagttctctgcaagagtaacgAGCACTCTTATCGGTGAGCCATCTCTGGAGTCTCCATAAaatttttccctctcttctttccccataaatatttttaaagacaagaaatcatatgtgtttatgtgttaagTCATTCATTTGTGACCCTCAAAAATCACTTAAGAGTGATGCATGTttatgaagcagaggcaggaagactggagTTCAAGACTGTCCTCAGCTACAGAACGAGGTCGGGGCTCATGCTAAAGATCCTGCTTCAAAACACCAGCTGAAACCACGTGCTGACGTCATCCTGGACACTCCTCACCACCAACTTTATTCCCATGGATTTATGGTTCTAGTTAATTCTgaaaaggaaacttctttttcAAATACTATCCTATCCTTTTTATAGATAGATTATTATTGATTTTGTATGTGATTTCATAttacttttcatattttagatttttttaaagcagaattgGAGTTTACTGAAAGGTATTTTTCATAGATCCTAAGCACAGTGGTTAACAGGAAGGCACAGGGCACACCTGAAAGCGTGGGTGTTGGCTTTTCAAAGAGAGAGCTGACATTTCTTAGGGTTTTATATGCTTCTCTTGGATGTTTAACTCTTTCTTGTCCTAGATGAATAAATGGTAAATGTtgccctttaaaaacaaaacagactctctcacacacattcacacataattCTATCCTCCTCACActaacacattcatacacactgAATGACTGGCCTGACAGACAGTGAAGCCAACTGGTCTTCCTCCGAGGAGGAAGTAAAATGTGATTCTCCGAGCAAGACAGTCTT
Protein-coding regions in this window:
- the Homer2 gene encoding homer protein homolog 2 isoform X1, with protein sequence MGEQPIFTTRAHVFQIDPSTKKNWVPASKQAVTVSYFYDVTRNSYRIISVDGAKVIINSTITPNMTFTKTSQKFGQWADSRANTVFGLGFSSEQQLTKFAEKFQEVKEAARLARDKSQEKIETSSDHSQESGRETPSSTQASSVNGTDDEKASHASPADTHLKSENDKLKIALTQSAANVKKWEIELQTLRESNARLTTALQESAASVEQWKRQFSICRDENDRLRSKIEQLEEQCSEIKRGKEKNTQLKSRIEELETELREKEVELKDLRKQSEIIPQLMSECEYVSEKLEAAERDNQNLEDKVRSLKTDIEESKYRQRHLKGELKSFLEVLDGKIDDLHDFRRGLSKLGTDN
- the Homer2 gene encoding homer protein homolog 2 isoform X2, whose translation is MGEQPIFTTRAHVFQIDPSTKKNWVPASKQAVTVSYFYDVTRNSYRIISVDGAKVIINSTITPNMTFTKTSQKFGQWADSRANTVFGLGFSSEQQLTKFAEKFQEVKEAARLARDKSQEKIETSSDHSQASSVNGTDDEKASHASPADTHLKSENDKLKIALTQSAANVKKWEIELQTLRESNARLTTALQESAASVEQWKRQFSICRDENDRLRSKIEQLEEQCSEIKRGKEKNTQLKSRIEELETELREKEVELKDLRKQSEIIPQLMSECEYVSEKLEAAERDNQNLEDKVRSLKTDIEESKYRQRHLKGELKSFLEVLDGKIDDLHDFRRGLSKLGTDN